A stretch of the Sylvia atricapilla isolate bSylAtr1 chromosome 28, bSylAtr1.pri, whole genome shotgun sequence genome encodes the following:
- the C28H2orf42 gene encoding uncharacterized protein C2orf42 homolog, translating into MDPGRPKAPSFLSDLGKATLRGIRKCPGCGTYNGTRGLSCKNKTCGAVFRSASRRPPGADAVRVLTGSRSHLYSVRQRHSRCFVELGLPPGALQSPEGALVAQLSSGRCHAPACSKAAADRQCQHVKLALGCQAEATPLPLKSSVLGAVQAPAEAKQSLWELATEPTGPLVQRVTKSVLVVKCKASQRHSLGYLHASFGQRRFWCACRAARHGQAKGEEEEEDGEEDEDGEEESPPARCIHFLACICAFASDESLAQEFSEFLASDAGGLKGTVTPQLLRGPGGTPRARGVATARAKRRRKDVGPGPQLPGPLLAPEPALPGPRRSSLRKPPGASSSSSSSSSSSSLKRHGCPPALDESQVSLSFQEWLGSVTERIHQTMHYQFEGHPEPLVFHIPQSFFEALQQRISSGSGKKRLPNSTTAFVRRDALPLGTFSKYTWHITNVLQVKQIFDTPQVPLEITRSFVQNRDGSYEPFRSPRVEVESLAEGLGPHDRQPPLRPLELQTFLKVGHTSPTQKEPTPFTIEWIPDILPRSRLGELRLKFQYGHHGGPPRQPPPGRGTPSSEPPLGAIAFP; encoded by the exons ATGGATCCGGGCAGACCCAAAGCCCCGTCGTTCCTGTCAGACCTGGGCAAGGCCACTCTGCGCGGCATCCGCAAGTGCCCGGGCTGCGGCACCTACAACGGCACCCGCGGCCTCAGCTGCAAGAACAAGACGTGCGGCGCCGTGTTCCGCTccgcctcccgccgcccgccgggcGCCGACGCCGTGCGCGTCCTCACCGGCTCCCGCAGCCACCTCTACTCCGTCCGCCAGCGCCACTCCCGCTGCTTCGTGGAGCTGGGACTGCCGCCCGGCGCCCTGCAGAGCCCCGAGGGCGCCTTGGTGGCCCAGCTGAGCTCCGGGCGGTGCCACGCTCCCGCCTGCTCCAAAGCGGCGGCCGACCGGCAGTGTCAGCACGTCAAACTGGCTCTGGGCTGCCAGGCCGAGGCCACGCCGCTGCCGCTCAAAAGCTCGGTGCTCGGGGCCGTGCAGGCGCCCGCCGAGGCCAAGCAGAGCCTGTGGGAGCTGGCCACGGAGCCCACGGGGCCGCTGGTGCAGAGGGTCACCAAGAGCGTGTTGGTGGTCAAGTGTAAAGCCAGCCAGAGGCACAGCTTGGGTTATCTGCACGCCAGCTTCGGGCAGAGACGGTTCTGGTGCGCCTGCCGAGCGGCCCGGCACGGCCAGGCcaagggggaggaggaggaggaggatggggaggaggatgaggatggggaggaaGAGTCGCCTCCTGCGCGCTGCATCCACTTCCTGGCCTGTATCTGCGCCTTCGCCAGCGACGAGAGCCTGGCCCAGGAGTTCTCCGAGTTCCTCGCCTCGGACGCCGGTG gtcTGAAGGGGACGGTGACCCCACAGCTGCTGCGTGGCCCCGGGGGCACACCACGGGCTCGGGGGGTGGCCACAGCCAGGgccaagaggaggaggaaggacgTGGGGCCAG GGCCGCAGCTGCCCGGGCCCCTCCTGgccccagagccagccctgcccggccccaggaggagcagcctgagGAAACCTCCCGGtgcctcctcctcatcctcatcctcctcctcctcctcctcgctgaAGAGACACG gcTGTCCCCCGGCGCTGGATGAGTcccaggtgtccctgtcctTCCAGGAGTGGCTGGGCAGTGTCACAGAGCGCATCCACCAGACCATGCACTACCAGTTTGAGG GCCACCCAGAGCCCCTGGTTTTCCACATCCCCCAGTCCTTTTTCgaggctctgcagcagaggatcTCCAGCGGCAGCGGCAAGAAGAGGCTCCCCAACTCCACCACGG CTTTTGTGCGCAGGGACGCGCTGCCCCTGGGCACCTTCTCCAAGTACACTTGGCACATCACCAACGTCCTGCAGGTGAAGCAGATCTTCGACACGCCCCAG GTGCCGCTGGAGATCACCAGGAGCTTCGTGCAGAACAGGGACGGCTCCTACGAGCCTTTCCGCAGCCCCCGGGTGGAGGTGGAGAGCCTGGCCGAGGGGCTGGGCCCGCACGACAGACAGCCCCCGCTGCggcccctggagctgcagaccTTCCTCAAAGTCG gacACACGTCCCCCACGCAGAAGGAGCCGACGCCGTTCACCATCGAGTGGATCCCCGACAtcctgccccgctcccgcctGGGAGAGCTGCGCCTCAAATTCCAGTACGGCCACCACGGGGGACCCCCCCGGCAGCCCCCCCCGGGCCGCGGGACCCCCTCCTCAGAGCCCCCCCTGGGCGCCATCGCCTTCCCATGA